In a genomic window of Helianthus annuus cultivar XRQ/B chromosome 10, HanXRQr2.0-SUNRISE, whole genome shotgun sequence:
- the LOC110886699 gene encoding adenine nucleotide transporter BT1, chloroplastic/mitochondrial, producing MDSRSLLENNGDGLFPNSGIGFLWCPRDDNLSQSGAFFASVGQMGRGSFGSINDNEGVKLPCLSKVVSTPESRFMVLEVPKVEEKGAFLKKKSGLKLKIKIGNPSLRRLISGAIAGAVSRTCVAPLETIRTHLMVGSAGHSTTEVFQDIMHTEGWTGLFRGNLVNVIRVAPSKAIELFAYDTVKKSLTPKSGEKSKPRIPESLIAGAAAGISSTICTYPLELLKTRLTVQRGVYKNLVDAFLKIVKEEGPAELYRGLTPSLIGVVPYAATNYFAYDTLRKTYKKFLKKDDIGNIATLLIGSAAGAISSSATFPLEVARKHMQAGAVNGRVYDNMLHALLTILEKEGVVGLYRGLGPSCVKIVPAAGISFMCYEACKKILVEKEDDEP from the exons ATGGATTCAAGAAGTTTATTGGAGAATAATGGAGATGGGTTGTTCCCAAATTCAGGAATAGGGTTTCTTTGGTGTCCTAGAGATGATAATTTATCTCAATCTGGAGCCTTTTTCGCTAGTGTTGGGCAAATGGGTAGGGGCAGTTTTGGAAGTATAAATGATAATGAAGGTGTCAAACTTCCATGTTTATCGAAGGTTGTTTCGACACCCGAATCCAGATTTATGGTTCTTGAGGTACCGAAAGTGGAGGAAAAAGGGGCCTTTTTGAAGAAGAAAAGTGGGTTGAAGTTGAAGATCAAGATTGGGAATCCGTCGTTGAGGAGGTTAATTAGTGGTGCGATCGCTGGAGCGGTTTCGAGGACGTGTGTTGCTCCGTTAGAGACGATAAGAACTCATTTGATGGTCGGGAGTGCGGGGCATTCTACTACTGAAGTTTTTCAAGATATTATGCATACCGAAGGTTGGACTGGCCTCTtcaggggtaatttggtcaatGTGATTCGTGTCGCCCCTAGCAAAGCAATTGAG TTATTTGCGTACGATACTGTCAAGAAAAGCTTGACTCCTAAATCGGGAGAAAAGTCAAAGCCCCGTATACCTGAGTCATTAATTGCAGGTGCTGCTGCTGGAATTAGCTCCACCATATGTACCTACCCTCTTGAATTACTCAAGACCCGACTCACGGTCCAG AGGGGCGTGTATAAAAATCTTGTAGACGCGTTTTTAAAGATTGTGAAAGAAGAGGGCCCCGCAGAACTCTACCGAGGTCTCACACCAAGTTTAATCGGTGTAGTCCCGTATGCTGCTACAAACTATTTCGCATACGATACATTACGGAAGACATACAAGAAATTCTTGAAAAAAGATGATATTGGAAATATCGCAACTTTGTTAATCGGGTCAGCGGCTGGTGCGATTTCAAGTAGCGCCACTTTCCCACTTGAAGTGGCCCGAAAACATATGCAAGCAGGTGCTGTAAATGGGCGGGTCTATGATAACATGCTTCATGCACTTTTAACAATTCTTGAAAAAGAAGGGGTTGTGGGTTTGTATCGTGGGCTGGGCCCGAGTTGTGTAAAAATAGTTCCGGCTGCTGGGATTTCGTTCATGTGTTATGAGGCGTGCAAGAAAATATTAGTCgagaaagaagatgatgaacCGTAG
- the LOC110886698 gene encoding uncharacterized protein LOC110886698 — MENKPFLLMNLPNHLISKVLVKSHLSDLVQTRSSCRSPRSLLFDRTFREAYNVAHRGTIMRYTHLRTLPRNNPFHNLGVVLVEHEDDHPVETLRIRGILQQRNVAIAGDMMLHLVGVWGIVLVFAGVRRGLLLINLWDGPVRRLQFDNMSLTTPAELRRGLRVFYGNTGEYVVVYADVNININGTVTVFRNFSQDEENTCYVCNLVNNLEPLKMMDPGRLVVPFYSPPIRTVIFYHDGLRVFVIGPPMLVHPPNPPLPPGMEPDVTLLHSVVGYTAIIDLVFSQDEETYGLRRVCLYELREDLSSWRLISIVPPSMLP, encoded by the coding sequence ATGGAAAACAAACCCTTCTTACTCATGAATCTACCAAACCATCTTATCTCTAAGGTTTTAGTTAAATCACACTTGTCAGATCTTGTACAAACACGGTCCAGTTGCAGGTCCCCCCGGAGTCTACTTTTCGATCGAACTTTTCGTGAAGCGTACAATGTCGCCCACCGTGGCACCATCATGAGGTATACTCACCTTCGAACGCTGCCCCGTAACAACCCTTTCCACAATCTTGGTGTCGTTTTAGTTGAGCATGAAGATGACCACCCGGTAGAAACCCTTAGGATTCGCGGGATCTTACAGCAGAGAAACGTAGCCATAGCAGGTGACATGATGCTTCATCTCGTTGGGGTTTGGGGTATTGTCCTCGTATTCGCAGGAGTCAGAAGGGGTTTGTTGTTGATCAATTTGTGGGACGGACCGGTTCGAAGACTCCAGTTTGATAACATGTCTCTGACTACTCCTGCCGAGTTGAGGAGAGGGTTAAGGGTTTTTTATGGCAATACGGGCGAGTACGTTGTTGTTTACGCGGatgtaaatataaatataaatggtACTGTTACCGTTTTCCGGAATTTTTCTCAGGATGAAGAGAATACTTGTTATGTGTGCAACTTGGTTAATAATCTTGAACCTTTAAAAATGATGGATCCAGGCAGATTGGTAGTTCCATTTTATTCTCCACCGATTCGAACCGTCATATTCTACCATGATGGACTACGTGTCTTTGTCATAGGTCCCCCTATGTTGGTTCACCCTCCTAATCCGCCCTTACCACCCGGGATGGAGCCCGATGTTACCTTGCTTCACTCGGTAGTTGGCTACACTGCGATAATTGATTTGGTTTTTAGCCAGGATGAAGAGACTTATGGGTTAAGGAGAGTATGCCTCTACGAGTTGAGGGAAGACTTGAGTTCATGGAGACTGATTTCTATAGTCCCTCCTTCTATGTTGCCATGA